The following proteins are encoded in a genomic region of Actinomadura sp. NAK00032:
- a CDS encoding MoaD/ThiS family protein, giving the protein MAKGTMRYWAAAKAAAGTPEEPYEAGTLAEALAAASAARDEEFARVVRRSSFLIDGDPVGSRPHASVVLPEGGVVEVLPPFAGG; this is encoded by the coding sequence ATGGCCAAGGGGACGATGCGGTACTGGGCGGCGGCGAAGGCCGCCGCGGGCACGCCGGAGGAGCCGTACGAGGCGGGGACGCTGGCGGAGGCGCTGGCGGCGGCGTCGGCGGCGCGGGACGAGGAGTTCGCCCGGGTCGTCCGGCGGAGCTCGTTCCTGATCGACGGGGACCCGGTCGGAAGCCGGCCGCACGCGTCGGTCGTCCTGCCCGAGGGCGGGGTCGTGGAGGTGCTGCCGCCGTTCGCGGGCGGGTGA
- a CDS encoding anti-sigma factor gives MNDCTDVRTSLGVYVLGALDPGERSQVEGHLERCPACRDELAGLAGLPALLGRVEREQLEQLAGPPPELLDGLLARAAERRRGRLGPLGRPAGGRGPAGWAPLAAAACLLLVVGGLFGGFVLPLGRDGGGAAAQASPSATASPAATAERISATNPQGDIKGYVVLRRKAWGTEVELHLAGVPKGSHCRLQVIARDGRRDALGSWYVPYDEGYGEYRGSTMFPRGQLFSFEVVGLDGRPILTIPT, from the coding sequence ATGAACGACTGCACGGACGTGCGCACCTCACTCGGGGTGTACGTGCTCGGCGCGCTCGACCCCGGCGAGCGGAGCCAGGTGGAGGGCCACCTGGAGCGCTGCCCCGCCTGCCGGGACGAGCTCGCCGGGCTGGCCGGCCTGCCCGCACTGCTCGGGCGGGTCGAGCGGGAGCAGCTCGAACAGTTGGCCGGGCCGCCGCCTGAGTTGCTGGACGGGCTGCTTGCCAGGGCGGCCGAGCGGAGGAGGGGACGGCTCGGACCGCTGGGGCGCCCGGCCGGCGGGCGCGGCCCCGCGGGGTGGGCCCCGCTCGCCGCCGCCGCGTGCCTGCTGCTGGTCGTCGGGGGCCTGTTCGGCGGCTTCGTCCTGCCGCTCGGGCGGGACGGCGGCGGCGCGGCGGCGCAGGCGTCGCCGTCCGCGACGGCCTCCCCGGCGGCGACCGCCGAACGGATCAGCGCCACGAACCCGCAGGGCGACATCAAGGGCTATGTGGTGCTCCGCAGGAAGGCGTGGGGGACCGAGGTCGAGCTCCATCTCGCCGGGGTGCCGAAGGGGTCGCACTGCCGGTTGCAGGTGATCGCGCGGGACGGCCGCCGCGACGCGCTCGGCAGCTGGTACGTGCCGTACGACGAGGGCTACGGTGAGTACCGCGGGTCGACGATGTTCCCGCGCGGCCAGCTGTTCTCGTTCGAGGTCGTCGGGCTGGACGGGCGGCCGATCCTCACCATCCCCACCTGA
- a CDS encoding YbaB/EbfC family nucleoid-associated protein has translation MDPTGNPEIDRYMKVIQDQLEQATNIQSQLAELSGEGASADEQVRATVGPSGNLMALTIEPKAMRLGSEALAEAVLEAVRVATQNAVEKVAELTEPLLAGENLAQMMTGNLPGVSSDLQAGIPDLSKSGDPLQDALKHLKSNYRF, from the coding sequence ATGGACCCTACGGGCAACCCCGAAATCGACCGCTACATGAAGGTCATCCAGGACCAGTTGGAGCAGGCGACGAACATCCAGTCCCAGCTCGCGGAGTTGAGCGGCGAGGGCGCGTCGGCCGACGAGCAGGTCCGGGCGACCGTGGGGCCGAGCGGGAACCTCATGGCCCTGACGATCGAGCCGAAGGCCATGCGGCTGGGCTCGGAGGCCCTCGCCGAAGCGGTCCTGGAGGCCGTGCGGGTGGCGACGCAGAACGCCGTGGAGAAGGTGGCCGAGCTCACCGAGCCGCTGCTGGCGGGGGAGAACCTCGCCCAGATGATGACGGGCAACCTGCCGGGCGTCTCGTCCGACCTGCAGGCCGGCATCCCCGACCTCAGCAAGTCCGGGGACCCGCTCCAGGACGCTCTGAAGCACCTGAAGTCCAACTACCGTTTCTGA
- a CDS encoding sulfurtransferase encodes MSRSDVLVDTDWVESHLDDPGLVLVEVDEDVSAYDKGHIRGAVKIDWKTELQDPVRRDFVDKTGFEQLLSAKGIANDDLVILYGGNNNWFAAYAYWYFKLYGHTKVKLLDGGRKKWELDSRELVTDVPTRPATDYKAKDQDLTIRAFRDEVVEAIGKQNLVDVRSPDEFSGKLLAPAHLPQEQSQRAGHIPTAANIPWSKAANDDGTFRSDEELRELYTAAGVDLNKDTIAYCRIGERSSHTWFALRELLGIENVKNYDGSWTEYGSLIGVPIELGAGK; translated from the coding sequence ATGAGCCGCTCAGACGTCCTGGTGGACACCGACTGGGTTGAGTCCCACCTGGACGACCCCGGCCTGGTCCTCGTCGAGGTCGACGAGGACGTGTCCGCCTACGACAAGGGCCACATCCGTGGCGCCGTGAAGATCGACTGGAAGACCGAGCTGCAGGACCCGGTCCGCCGCGACTTCGTGGACAAGACCGGGTTCGAGCAGCTGCTGTCCGCCAAGGGCATCGCCAACGACGACCTGGTGATCCTGTACGGCGGCAACAACAACTGGTTCGCGGCCTACGCGTACTGGTACTTCAAGCTGTACGGCCACACCAAGGTGAAGCTGCTCGACGGCGGCCGCAAGAAGTGGGAGCTCGACTCCCGCGAGCTGGTCACCGACGTCCCGACCCGTCCGGCCACCGACTACAAGGCCAAGGACCAGGACCTGACCATCCGCGCGTTCCGCGACGAGGTCGTGGAGGCCATCGGCAAGCAGAACCTGGTGGACGTCCGGTCCCCCGACGAGTTCAGCGGCAAGCTGCTCGCCCCGGCGCACCTGCCGCAGGAGCAGTCGCAGCGGGCCGGCCACATCCCGACCGCGGCCAACATCCCGTGGTCGAAGGCGGCCAACGACGACGGCACGTTCCGCTCGGACGAGGAGCTCCGCGAGCTGTACACGGCGGCCGGCGTCGACCTGAACAAGGACACCATCGCCTACTGCCGGATCGGCGAGCGCTCCTCGCACACCTGGTTCGCGCTGCGCGAGCTGCTCGGCATCGAGAACGTGAAGAACTACGACGGTTCCTGGACCGAGTACGGCTCGCTGATCGGCGTGCCGATCGAGCTCGGCGCCGGCAAGTAA
- a CDS encoding thioredoxin family protein, with the protein MGARRGEDEVAETIRPEDLGAELGAKATLLQFSSAFCAPCRATRRVLGEVTGMVDGVAHVELDAEAHLDLVRRLNIVRTPTVLVLDDAGRVVRRATGAPRKPDVIAALGEVIA; encoded by the coding sequence CTGGGCGCGCGTAGAGGGGAGGACGAGGTGGCGGAGACCATCCGGCCGGAGGACCTGGGCGCCGAACTCGGCGCGAAGGCCACGCTGCTGCAGTTCTCCAGCGCCTTCTGCGCGCCGTGCCGCGCCACCCGCCGCGTCCTCGGCGAGGTCACCGGGATGGTGGACGGCGTCGCCCACGTCGAGCTGGACGCCGAGGCGCACCTCGATCTCGTCCGCCGGCTGAACATCGTCCGGACCCCGACCGTCCTCGTCCTGGACGACGCCGGACGGGTCGTCCGGCGCGCCACCGGAGCGCCCCGCAAGCCCGACGTCATCGCGGCCCTGGGCGAGGTGATCGCTTGA
- a CDS encoding DUF4395 domain-containing protein yields the protein MQVDPRGPRFGAAVTTVVLIAVLVTGSWALLAAQAAVFALATFLGLRYAPYGLLFRVLIRPRLAPPRELEDAAAPRFAQGVGLAFALAGTAGYATGTTWLGIGATALALAAAFLNAVFGFCLGCEMYLLFRRVTAKLRSERKVPA from the coding sequence ATGCAGGTTGATCCGCGTGGGCCGCGCTTCGGCGCGGCGGTCACGACCGTCGTCCTCATCGCGGTCCTGGTCACCGGAAGTTGGGCCCTGCTCGCCGCCCAGGCCGCCGTGTTCGCTCTCGCGACCTTCCTCGGCCTGCGGTACGCCCCGTACGGGCTGCTGTTCAGAGTGCTCATCCGTCCCCGGCTCGCGCCGCCCAGGGAACTGGAGGACGCCGCCGCGCCCCGCTTCGCGCAGGGTGTCGGGCTGGCGTTCGCCCTGGCCGGAACGGCCGGATACGCGACGGGGACCACCTGGCTCGGCATCGGTGCCACCGCCCTCGCGCTGGCGGCGGCGTTCCTGAACGCGGTGTTCGGGTTCTGCCTCGGCTGCGAGATGTACCTGCTCTTCCGACGTGTCACCGCGAAACTCCGCTCCGAGAGGAAGGTTCCCGCATGA
- a CDS encoding Ms5788A family Cys-rich leader peptide, protein MLTKRRAVDFCRVAASLCRPA, encoded by the coding sequence ATGCTCACGAAGCGCCGCGCGGTCGACTTCTGCCGCGTGGCCGCCTCGCTCTGTCGCCCGGCCTGA
- a CDS encoding S8 family serine peptidase, translated as MLRRTSTLALASAIALGALLTPPLAGTPASAAPGCSEELVYGSPARELPKQLWPQERLNFTDVWEHTRGRGVKVAVVDSGVDTSHPQLRGHVKAYDVTKSGLRDCVGHGTAVAGIIGAADLRDKGIPFVGVAPEAEIISVKMAVKATGNQSGWAAQAIKKAVDLGAKVINISSQSPDLPDLRAAVHYAQKRDVVIVSVAGNLTDRTKQTPQKAYPASYPGVISVGALGKDGTLANFSNTVTPVTVTAPGQSVISTWPRGSYKLDDGTSLAAPYVAGTAALIRAFNPKLNYKQVKHRIENTADGAQAQGTGSGVVNPLRAVTTVGTGGGTTPTTPVAGVQRVSIDQPPPEDAFGRNMALAIAGAALAIAAAVGVAALVIPAARRRP; from the coding sequence GTGCTGCGGCGTACGTCGACACTCGCTCTCGCATCCGCCATCGCGCTGGGCGCCCTGCTCACCCCTCCGCTGGCGGGTACCCCGGCTTCGGCGGCGCCCGGCTGCTCCGAGGAACTCGTGTACGGCAGCCCCGCCAGGGAACTGCCGAAGCAGCTCTGGCCGCAGGAGCGGCTGAACTTCACCGACGTCTGGGAGCACACCCGCGGCCGGGGCGTGAAGGTGGCCGTCGTCGACAGCGGCGTCGACACCAGCCACCCGCAGCTCAGAGGGCACGTCAAGGCGTACGACGTGACGAAGAGCGGCCTGCGCGACTGCGTCGGCCACGGCACCGCCGTCGCCGGCATCATCGGCGCCGCCGACCTGCGCGACAAGGGCATCCCGTTCGTCGGCGTCGCCCCCGAGGCCGAGATCATCTCGGTGAAGATGGCGGTGAAGGCCACCGGCAACCAGTCCGGCTGGGCCGCGCAGGCGATCAAGAAGGCGGTCGACCTCGGCGCCAAGGTCATCAACATCTCGTCCCAGTCGCCCGACCTGCCCGACCTGCGGGCGGCCGTGCACTACGCGCAGAAGCGCGACGTCGTGATCGTCTCGGTGGCCGGCAACCTCACCGACCGCACCAAGCAGACCCCGCAGAAGGCCTACCCGGCCAGCTACCCCGGCGTGATCTCCGTCGGCGCCCTCGGCAAGGACGGCACGCTCGCGAACTTCTCCAACACGGTGACCCCCGTCACCGTGACCGCACCCGGCCAATCGGTCATCAGCACCTGGCCGCGCGGCTCCTACAAACTCGACGACGGCACCAGCCTCGCGGCCCCCTACGTCGCCGGCACCGCCGCGCTGATCCGCGCGTTCAACCCGAAGCTGAACTACAAGCAGGTCAAGCACCGCATCGAGAACACCGCGGACGGCGCCCAGGCCCAGGGCACCGGCTCCGGCGTGGTGAACCCCCTCCGCGCCGTCACCACCGTCGGCACGGGCGGCGGCACCACCCCCACGACCCCGGTCGCCGGCGTCCAGCGCGTGTCCATCGACCAGCCGCCCCCCGAGGACGCCTTCGGCCGCAACATGGCCCTCGCCATAGCCGGCGCGGCCCTCGCCATAGCCGCCGCCGTAGGCGTCGCGGCCCTGGTGATCCCCGCCGCCCGCCGCCGCCCCTGA
- a CDS encoding sigma-70 family RNA polymerase sigma factor — protein sequence MGPTADEGLLRALYSEHGGPLLGYVLRLTGGDRTQAEDVVQETLLRAWRHPEALAGRPVRPWLFTVARNLVVDAHRAKRARPPETGIDEHVMMTPDGSDDIDRALESWTVAEALAGLSPSHRAVLVETYYKGRSVAEASKTLGIPPGTVKSRTFYALRALKLALEERGLAP from the coding sequence GTGGGTCCGACCGCCGATGAGGGTTTGCTTCGCGCTCTGTACAGCGAGCACGGGGGTCCCCTCCTCGGATACGTCCTGCGGCTGACGGGAGGGGACCGGACGCAGGCCGAGGACGTGGTGCAGGAGACGCTGCTGCGCGCGTGGCGGCATCCGGAGGCGCTGGCGGGGCGTCCCGTGCGGCCGTGGCTGTTCACGGTGGCGCGGAACCTGGTCGTGGACGCGCACCGCGCCAAGCGCGCGCGGCCGCCGGAGACCGGGATCGACGAGCACGTCATGATGACCCCGGACGGTTCCGACGACATCGACCGGGCGCTGGAGTCCTGGACGGTGGCGGAGGCCCTGGCCGGGCTGAGCCCGTCGCACCGGGCCGTCCTGGTAGAGACCTACTACAAGGGCCGGTCGGTGGCCGAGGCGTCCAAGACGCTCGGCATACCGCCCGGCACGGTGAAGTCCCGCACCTTCTACGCACTGCGGGCGCTCAAGCTCGCATTGGAGGAGCGGGGGTTGGCGCCATGA
- a CDS encoding DUF1416 domain-containing protein: MTQGCAAPEQTAHLPATVDLTNEAVIQGTVTRGGVPVSSAYARLLDASGEFTAEVVTGDEGVFRFFAADGDWTVRVLAAGGVSIDSTVTAKTGEVAGLEVAI, translated from the coding sequence ATGACCCAGGGCTGCGCAGCGCCCGAGCAGACGGCGCACCTGCCTGCGACCGTCGACCTGACCAACGAGGCCGTCATCCAGGGCACCGTCACCCGCGGCGGCGTCCCGGTGTCCAGCGCCTACGCCCGCCTGCTCGACGCGTCCGGCGAGTTCACCGCCGAGGTGGTCACGGGCGACGAGGGCGTGTTCCGGTTCTTCGCCGCCGACGGCGACTGGACCGTCCGCGTCCTCGCGGCCGGCGGCGTGAGCATCGACAGCACCGTCACCGCGAAGACCGGCGAGGTCGCCGGCCTCGAGGTCGCCATCTGA
- a CDS encoding DUF2993 domain-containing protein codes for MRKVLLVLLIFVAVVLVAADRLGVRVAQDKIGEQVAAQYNLTQQPDVTIHGIPFLTQAIGGEYKHIEVEIGNWTEQGVTVSGVTVDMRGVNAPLSEVSKGSSANVTAKTATASAVIPYDVIRKEAPKEVKAIRPKGDDLSVDLTGNILGFPVSGTAVVEVKPTAKGIAITPVSVGSDGAAQIPLALVKRSLTWVVPVADLPVGSRISQIQPTPDGLRVAATAENVHLNDLQQGRR; via the coding sequence ATGCGGAAGGTACTGCTGGTCCTGCTGATCTTCGTGGCCGTCGTGCTGGTCGCCGCGGACCGCCTCGGCGTGCGCGTCGCGCAGGACAAGATCGGCGAGCAGGTGGCGGCGCAGTACAACCTGACCCAGCAGCCGGACGTCACCATCCACGGCATCCCGTTCCTGACGCAGGCGATCGGCGGCGAGTACAAGCACATCGAGGTCGAGATCGGGAACTGGACGGAGCAGGGCGTCACCGTCTCCGGGGTCACCGTCGACATGCGGGGCGTGAACGCGCCGCTGTCGGAGGTCAGCAAGGGCAGCTCCGCGAACGTCACCGCGAAGACGGCAACCGCGTCCGCGGTCATCCCCTACGACGTGATCCGCAAGGAGGCGCCGAAGGAGGTCAAGGCGATCCGGCCCAAGGGCGACGACCTCTCGGTCGACCTCACCGGCAACATCCTCGGCTTCCCCGTCTCCGGGACCGCGGTCGTCGAGGTCAAGCCGACCGCGAAGGGCATCGCGATCACGCCCGTCTCGGTGGGCTCGGACGGCGCCGCGCAGATCCCGCTGGCGCTGGTGAAGCGGTCGCTGACCTGGGTCGTGCCGGTCGCCGACCTGCCGGTCGGGTCGCGGATCAGCCAGATCCAGCCCACGCCCGACGGGCTGCGGGTCGCCGCGACGGCCGAGAACGTCCACCTGAACGATCTCCAGCAGGGGCGCAGATAG